Within the Nocardioides aurantiacus genome, the region CGATGCCTCGTGCGAGCGACTGGGCGGTGAGCCCGATCCGCTCGAGGATGACGTCGCGCTTGGCATGGTCGAGGAACTCCTGGGGGATGCCGTGCTGGCGGAACGGGGTCGGGACCCGCTCGTCGTTCAGCAGCTGCAGCAGCGTCGAGCCGCAGCCACCGACCCTGCCGTTGTCCTCCACGCAGACCACCAGGCGGTGCTCGCGGGCGAGCGGGACGATCGCAGGATCCCACGGCTTGACCCAGCGCGGGTCGACAACGGTGACGCCGATGCCCTGGTCGGCCAGCCGGGCGGCGACGTCGACGCCGACCGCCGCCATCGAGCCGACGCCGACGATGAGCACGTCGCGCGCGCCGTCACGGACCAGGACGTCCATCGACCCGACCCGGTCGACCGCCTCGAGGTCGGTCGCCGGCGGCGCACCCTTGGGCAGCCGCAGCACCGTGGGGGCGTCGTCGACCTCGACGCACTCGCGCAGCAGCTCGGCCACGCGGGCGCCGTCGCGGGGCGAGCACATCCGCAGCGACGGCACGACCTGGAGCACCGACATGTCCCACATGCCGTTGTGGCTGGCACCGTCGTCGCCGGTCACCCCGGCCCGGTCAAGGACGAAGGTGACGCCGCACCCGTGCAGCGCGACGTCCATCAGCACCTGGTCGAAGGCACGGTTGAGGAAGGTGGCGTAGATCGCGACGACAGGGTGGAAGCCACCCAGCGCGAGGCCGGCGGCGCTGGTCACCGCGTGCTGCTCGGCGATGCCCACGTCGAAGGTGCGCTCGGGGTACGCCGCGGCGAAGCGGTCGAGCCCGACGGGGTAGAGCATCGCGGCGGTGATGCCGACGACGTCGCTGCGGTCCGCGCCGAGCGCGACCATCTCCTCGGCGAAGTAGTCGGTCCAGATCCGGCCCTTGGGGGTGCCCACGCCGGTCTCGACGTCGAACGGCCCGATCTGGTGGAACTGGTCGGCCTCGTTGCGCTCCGCCGGGTCGTAGCCGAAGCCCTTGCGGGTGATGGCGTGCACGATCACCGGGCCGCCGAACCGCTTGGCCTGGGTCAGCGCGATCTCCATCGCGGCCCGGTCGTGGCCGTCGACCGGCCCGACGTACTTCAGGCCGAGGTCCTCGAAGAGGCCCTGCGGCGCGAGGGCGTCCTTCATGCCCTTCTTCATCGCGTGCAGCGCGTCGTAGACGGCCGGGCCGACCCCGCGGACGCCGTTGAGCTTGCGCTTGACCACGTCGAGGAGCTGCTCGTAGCGCGGGCTGGTGCGCAGCGCGGTCAGGTGGTTGGCCAGGCCGCCGACGGTCGGCATGTAGGAGCGACCGTTGTCGTTGAC harbors:
- the dxs gene encoding 1-deoxy-D-xylulose-5-phosphate synthase — translated: MGHLQQLTGPADLHDLDDRELDELASEIRDELIRTCAPRGGHLGPNLGVVELTMAVHRVFESPRDRVVFDTGHQAYVHKMLTGRAPAFDTLRQEGGLSGYPSSKESAHDVVENSHASTSLSYADGLAKAYALRGEDRHVVAVIGDGALTGGMAWEALNNIAETPRHGADKRLVIIVNDNGRSYMPTVGGLANHLTALRTSPRYEQLLDVVKRKLNGVRGVGPAVYDALHAMKKGMKDALAPQGLFEDLGLKYVGPVDGHDRAAMEIALTQAKRFGGPVIVHAITRKGFGYDPAERNEADQFHQIGPFDVETGVGTPKGRIWTDYFAEEMVALGADRSDVVGITAAMLYPVGLDRFAAAYPERTFDVGIAEQHAVTSAAGLALGGFHPVVAIYATFLNRAFDQVLMDVALHGCGVTFVLDRAGVTGDDGASHNGMWDMSVLQVVPSLRMCSPRDGARVAELLRECVEVDDAPTVLRLPKGAPPATDLEAVDRVGSMDVLVRDGARDVLIVGVGSMAAVGVDVAARLADQGIGVTVVDPRWVKPWDPAIVPLAREHRLVVCVEDNGRVGGCGSTLLQLLNDERVPTPFRQHGIPQEFLDHAKRDVILERIGLTAQSLARGIVEEVTALDGEHATRDADLHDPAAGRGPRD